Proteins encoded in a region of the Candidatus Moanabacter tarae genome:
- the gcvT gene encoding Aminomethyltransferase, with protein MDFGGWDMPLHYTGILAEHLATRRYGGLFDVSHMGRILVQGKDSMRFLQRVLSNNAAALKPWRAQYTLIPNETGALIDDAYLYRFGDAEFVIVVNAVNLEADLRHLREEGAGFSNLELKDETEDSAMFAFQGALTREILKGELEFGKLPDPFRNCLSEVVLSGVEVRVSRTGYTGEPIGFELFLGADRALEVWERLYLAGVERGVLPVGLGARDTLRMEAGLPLYGHESGRVLDGEEIPAMAVPAARGAVSFSEEKGEFIGGEALAEQASDLRRIRRGHPGQTKILQRRIRLFALMDKGVARQDDRIFIDEKDVGVVTSGTMIPYWEFIDEGVTMRIADEIKRRPIGIAYVDIGLRIGQEMTIKVRNRSLHARIVSWHGRTEAPPHFHPILVDQVMKKKSKRKERDLAYDAETLLHKSLENHGWRQRRCVNLIPSEMTTSPLVRLLQVSDPVGRYAEHKELLTALGKEVFFYQGTDFIGWVENQLIEEMANFLGCGLIEARLMSGQMANMTVFGALLDHRNLGDRQSEPKRIQSVLNNHLGKGGHLSAQPLGALRDFVAKNPKTERFAVENFPVCDDNPFRIDLEATERVLESLNPELIIFGKSMVLHPEPVAAIREIVSAKKEKPIILYDMAHVLGLIGPSFQYPFKEGADFVTGSTHKTFFGPQRGIIGADFEDGNVKHPLWKAVRRRAFPGMVSNHHLGTLLALFMAALEMNAYKSEYQPLVIANAKAFARALNKEGLEVMGDPDLDFTETHQVIVYVGYAKGCEVARTLEENNIVVNYQAVPGDESFTTSSGLRLGVSEMTRFGMREKDFEELASLFSDAVRNKKGVGDEIARLRSRFQAIHFCFNGEPFDSLKTELLKTF; from the coding sequence ATGGATTTCGGAGGGTGGGATATGCCGTTGCATTACACCGGAATCTTAGCTGAACACCTTGCAACACGCAGATACGGAGGGTTGTTTGATGTCAGCCATATGGGACGGATATTGGTTCAGGGAAAAGACAGTATGCGATTTCTTCAGCGAGTTCTCTCCAACAATGCAGCAGCCCTAAAGCCGTGGCGGGCCCAGTACACACTGATTCCTAATGAAACGGGGGCGCTGATCGATGATGCCTACCTCTACCGTTTTGGAGATGCCGAATTCGTTATTGTCGTGAATGCGGTTAACCTCGAAGCAGATCTAAGGCACCTCCGTGAAGAAGGTGCGGGGTTCTCGAACCTTGAACTGAAGGATGAAACCGAAGATTCGGCTATGTTTGCTTTTCAGGGTGCTCTAACTCGGGAGATACTCAAGGGAGAGTTAGAGTTTGGGAAATTGCCTGATCCATTCCGCAACTGTCTTTCCGAAGTTGTCTTGAGCGGGGTGGAAGTTCGTGTTAGCCGTACAGGATATACTGGTGAACCAATCGGCTTTGAACTTTTCCTTGGAGCTGATCGAGCTCTAGAGGTTTGGGAGCGACTCTACTTGGCAGGCGTTGAGAGGGGAGTTTTGCCGGTTGGTTTAGGAGCAAGGGACACGCTTCGAATGGAAGCTGGACTGCCGCTCTATGGACACGAGTCGGGCAGAGTTTTGGATGGAGAGGAAATTCCTGCTATGGCTGTCCCCGCAGCGAGGGGCGCGGTCAGTTTCTCCGAGGAGAAGGGTGAATTCATTGGCGGAGAAGCACTGGCCGAACAAGCATCCGATTTACGTAGAATTCGCCGAGGCCACCCTGGGCAAACCAAAATTCTCCAAAGGCGGATTCGTTTGTTCGCGCTAATGGATAAAGGAGTAGCTCGACAGGATGACCGTATATTTATTGATGAAAAAGATGTAGGGGTGGTGACTAGCGGCACCATGATTCCCTACTGGGAATTTATTGATGAGGGTGTAACGATGCGCATCGCAGATGAAATAAAAAGGCGCCCCATCGGAATAGCTTACGTCGATATTGGCCTTCGAATTGGTCAGGAGATGACGATTAAAGTGCGAAATCGCTCACTTCATGCCAGGATTGTGTCCTGGCACGGACGGACGGAAGCTCCTCCCCATTTTCACCCAATACTAGTCGATCAGGTTATGAAGAAAAAATCGAAAAGGAAAGAGAGAGATTTAGCCTATGATGCGGAGACTCTACTGCATAAGAGTCTCGAAAATCACGGGTGGCGGCAACGGCGTTGCGTCAATCTAATCCCTTCGGAAATGACGACATCACCTTTAGTGCGGTTGCTCCAGGTCTCAGATCCGGTGGGTCGATATGCGGAACATAAAGAGCTACTCACCGCATTGGGGAAGGAGGTTTTCTTTTACCAAGGAACAGATTTTATTGGGTGGGTAGAAAACCAACTGATTGAGGAGATGGCGAATTTTCTAGGCTGCGGCCTGATTGAGGCGCGGCTGATGAGCGGTCAGATGGCGAATATGACGGTTTTTGGTGCCCTTCTGGACCATCGAAATCTAGGAGATCGACAGAGCGAACCGAAACGTATCCAGTCGGTATTGAATAATCACCTTGGGAAAGGTGGGCATCTCAGTGCTCAACCACTGGGAGCACTACGGGATTTTGTGGCCAAGAATCCCAAAACGGAACGGTTCGCGGTGGAAAATTTCCCTGTGTGCGACGATAACCCATTTCGAATCGACCTTGAAGCCACGGAGCGTGTTCTGGAAAGCCTTAACCCAGAGTTGATAATATTTGGTAAGAGTATGGTTCTGCATCCCGAGCCGGTTGCCGCAATTAGAGAAATAGTATCCGCGAAAAAAGAGAAGCCTATCATTCTTTATGACATGGCTCACGTCCTAGGTCTTATAGGGCCATCTTTCCAGTATCCTTTTAAGGAGGGTGCAGATTTTGTCACTGGGTCAACGCACAAGACATTCTTCGGTCCACAGCGCGGGATAATCGGAGCCGATTTTGAGGATGGCAACGTGAAACATCCGCTCTGGAAAGCAGTCAGGAGACGTGCTTTCCCGGGTATGGTAAGCAACCATCACTTGGGAACTTTGCTTGCTCTGTTCATGGCTGCTTTGGAGATGAATGCATATAAATCGGAATACCAACCGCTGGTTATTGCTAACGCCAAAGCATTTGCCCGAGCTTTGAATAAAGAAGGGCTTGAGGTCATGGGAGATCCAGATTTAGATTTTACGGAGACCCACCAAGTGATCGTGTACGTCGGTTATGCTAAGGGCTGCGAGGTTGCCCGAACTTTGGAAGAGAACAATATTGTTGTTAACTATCAGGCCGTTCCGGGCGATGAGAGTTTTACAACCAGTTCCGGGCTGCGGCTTGGGGTTTCGGAGATGACTCGTTTCGGGATGAGAGAGAAAGACTTCGAGGAGCTTGCCTCGCTTTTTAGTGATGCGGTAAGGAATAAGAAGGGGGTTGGCGATGAAATTGCTCGTTTGCGATCCCGATTCCAGGCTATACACTTCTGTTTTAACGGTGAGCCTTTTGATTCCTTAAAGACCGAACTTCTAAAAACTTTTTAA
- the fhs gene encoding Formate--tetrahydrofolate ligase — protein sequence MAKSNLEGAVGRTKSFEGALPLPSDIEIARKATLEPIASVGREIGLNDDELELYGEFKAKVKQNAFDRLVDREDGKLILVTGMTPTRSGEGKTLTSIGLAQAFGKLNHLHLLVLREPSLGPTFGIKGGATGGGFAQVLPMEEINIHFTGDLHAVTAAHNLLAATVDNHVFQGNELGIDPDKIILRRVMDLCDRQLRDCKIGLGPPTNGFPHRNGFDITAASEVMAILALASQARDLRERLGKIIVAYTRKDEPVFADQFGCIGAMMVLLKDALNPNLVQTIENTPALIHCGPFANIAHGCNSVRATRLALKLADYVVTESGFAADLGAEKFINIKCRASGIQPNAAVFVVSCKALKRHGGVREKKLSGVDIEALKRGFENVRCHLKSLAEFGIPVIVAINRFPEDKCSELDTVFNLCQDEGVEAALSEVASLGSNGGLELAQKVLTVLHAWRGKASSFQFLYEQDAPVREKIEIVARKVYHADGVEFHEEAEADIRRLERLHLDALPICIAKTQFSISDDPKKLGAPKGWRLKVRNVKLNNGAGFLVAITGQTMLMPGMPKQSNLENIGIDDEGKIFGLS from the coding sequence ATGGCGAAATCCAATTTAGAGGGAGCGGTTGGTAGGACCAAGTCATTCGAAGGGGCTCTCCCTCTTCCCTCAGACATAGAAATCGCGCGAAAGGCAACGCTAGAGCCAATAGCCAGCGTTGGGCGGGAGATCGGACTTAACGATGATGAATTGGAACTTTATGGTGAATTCAAGGCCAAGGTAAAACAGAATGCGTTCGACCGCTTGGTTGACCGAGAGGACGGGAAATTGATCCTCGTTACAGGGATGACTCCAACCCGGTCCGGAGAGGGTAAAACGCTAACTAGTATCGGGCTTGCTCAGGCTTTTGGGAAATTGAACCATTTACATCTTCTTGTACTAAGGGAACCTTCTCTGGGACCAACTTTCGGGATTAAAGGCGGGGCTACTGGGGGTGGATTTGCTCAAGTTCTGCCGATGGAGGAAATCAATATACATTTTACAGGCGACCTTCATGCTGTGACGGCCGCACATAATTTACTGGCGGCAACGGTTGATAATCATGTATTCCAGGGAAACGAACTCGGGATTGATCCCGATAAGATTATATTGCGACGTGTCATGGATCTTTGCGATCGTCAACTTAGAGATTGCAAGATTGGACTCGGGCCACCAACTAATGGATTTCCCCATCGAAACGGGTTCGATATAACAGCCGCATCCGAAGTCATGGCCATCCTGGCCCTTGCTTCCCAGGCCAGGGACCTGCGGGAAAGGTTGGGGAAAATCATCGTTGCTTATACGAGGAAGGACGAACCTGTCTTCGCCGACCAGTTTGGTTGCATTGGTGCCATGATGGTTCTGTTAAAAGATGCCCTCAACCCTAATCTGGTGCAAACGATTGAGAATACTCCAGCACTGATTCATTGTGGACCTTTTGCGAATATCGCACATGGATGTAATAGCGTCAGGGCCACACGACTGGCCCTCAAGTTAGCAGATTATGTTGTTACCGAATCGGGTTTCGCTGCTGATCTTGGGGCCGAGAAGTTCATAAACATAAAGTGTCGTGCTTCCGGAATCCAACCGAATGCAGCTGTATTTGTCGTTAGCTGTAAGGCCTTGAAAAGACACGGGGGTGTAAGGGAGAAAAAACTTTCTGGGGTCGATATAGAAGCCCTGAAACGGGGCTTCGAAAATGTCCGTTGCCACTTGAAAAGTCTTGCCGAATTTGGAATTCCCGTAATTGTCGCAATAAATCGTTTTCCAGAAGATAAGTGTAGTGAACTTGATACGGTTTTCAACCTCTGCCAAGACGAAGGGGTCGAAGCTGCTCTCTCTGAAGTAGCAAGTTTAGGGAGTAATGGAGGACTTGAACTTGCCCAAAAAGTCCTCACTGTTCTACATGCTTGGAGAGGTAAGGCGTCCTCATTTCAGTTCCTCTACGAGCAAGACGCACCTGTTCGTGAAAAGATTGAGATTGTTGCCAGGAAGGTCTATCACGCTGACGGTGTCGAATTTCATGAAGAAGCTGAAGCGGACATTCGGCGCCTCGAGCGCCTCCATCTGGATGCATTGCCAATATGCATTGCCAAAACTCAATTCTCCATATCGGATGATCCCAAGAAGTTGGGAGCACCAAAAGGATGGCGCCTCAAAGTGAGGAATGTAAAGTTGAATAATGGTGCAGGGTTTTTGGTCGCCATTACGGGTCAGACAATGCTGATGCCTGGAATGCCAAAACAGTCCAATTTGGAGAACATCGGAATAGATGATGAAGGAAAGATATTTGGACTCTCTTAG
- the soxB gene encoding Sarcosine oxidase subunit beta: MPYRLLRFALKQRYPEPRMFRRPDLLKKKYDAVIIGGGGHGLATAYYLARDHGISNVAVLEKNYIGSGGTGRNTAIIRSNYLTPEGTLLYEESVKLYRDLSTEFDLNLFYSERGHFTLAHSDAAMRTMRWRAEVNKHLGVQSEVVDRGFIKERCPQINLDCGNNMPIQGALYHAPGAIARHDAVAWGYGRGADMRGVEIHQNTAVTGIRVRNGRVEGVETTKGYIETRTVLSAVAGYTPRITEMVDLRTPIVVYPLQACVTEPLKPWLDAIIVSASLHLYVSQSARGELVMGAALDPYEVHSTRSTLDFAEGLADHLLELFPFLGDVKVLRQWAGLADMTPDFAPIMGKTIIDGFYIDGGWGTYGFKATPVCGKTMAYTIAHNEEHELIRPFSLSRFENFNLVAEKGAASIGH, encoded by the coding sequence ATGCCTTACCGTCTACTTCGATTTGCGTTAAAGCAAAGGTATCCGGAGCCAAGAATGTTCCGAAGGCCGGATCTTTTAAAGAAGAAATATGATGCGGTTATTATTGGCGGAGGCGGGCATGGTCTGGCTACTGCCTACTATTTGGCGCGCGATCACGGGATTTCCAATGTTGCTGTACTGGAAAAGAATTATATTGGAAGTGGAGGGACCGGACGAAACACGGCGATCATTCGTTCCAACTACCTCACGCCTGAGGGCACCCTGCTTTACGAGGAGAGCGTCAAGCTTTATCGGGATCTCTCGACGGAATTCGACCTCAACCTTTTCTATTCAGAACGTGGCCATTTTACGTTAGCCCATTCCGATGCAGCAATGCGTACGATGCGATGGCGAGCCGAGGTAAACAAGCATCTAGGAGTTCAAAGCGAAGTTGTTGATCGGGGGTTTATCAAGGAGAGATGTCCACAGATTAATCTCGATTGCGGGAATAATATGCCGATCCAGGGTGCGCTTTACCACGCACCCGGTGCGATTGCTCGGCATGATGCTGTTGCATGGGGCTATGGCCGTGGAGCCGATATGCGGGGAGTTGAAATTCATCAGAATACGGCTGTTACTGGAATTAGGGTACGAAATGGCAGGGTAGAGGGAGTTGAGACAACTAAAGGATATATCGAGACAAGAACAGTTCTGTCTGCGGTAGCAGGGTATACCCCGCGGATAACAGAAATGGTCGACCTTCGGACCCCTATTGTTGTTTATCCACTTCAGGCTTGTGTGACTGAACCTTTAAAGCCATGGCTGGATGCAATCATCGTATCGGCGAGCTTGCATCTTTACGTTAGCCAGTCGGCGCGGGGAGAATTAGTAATGGGCGCGGCTCTTGACCCCTACGAAGTGCACTCGACTCGATCAACCCTTGATTTCGCAGAGGGACTAGCAGACCATCTACTGGAATTGTTTCCTTTTCTCGGTGATGTTAAAGTGCTGAGACAGTGGGCCGGACTTGCCGATATGACTCCAGACTTTGCCCCTATTATGGGGAAGACAATAATTGACGGGTTTTACATTGATGGTGGATGGGGAACTTATGGATTTAAAGCAACCCCGGTATGTGGCAAGACGATGGCCTACACAATTGCCCATAACGAAGAACATGAACTGATAAGACCGTTTAGTCTCTCGAGATTTGAGAACTTCAATTTGGTTGCTGAAAAAGGAGCGGCTTCAATAGGGCATTAA
- the soxD gene encoding Sarcosine oxidase subunit delta, translating into MKVLRCPINGVRPLQEFAFGGEDRPLSEPDKKSDPEWANYVFNRSGQPSVKKEWWYHVASGVWFIAERDTLKDEFVRTYLPER; encoded by the coding sequence ATGAAAGTATTACGATGTCCAATTAACGGGGTCAGGCCGTTGCAGGAGTTTGCCTTTGGAGGTGAGGACCGCCCACTTTCTGAACCCGACAAGAAGAGCGATCCAGAGTGGGCAAATTATGTCTTCAATCGTTCGGGCCAGCCAAGTGTAAAAAAGGAGTGGTGGTACCATGTCGCTAGCGGGGTTTGGTTTATCGCTGAGCGTGACACTCTGAAAGACGAGTTTGTTCGGACTTATCTTCCCGAGAGATGA
- the soxA_3 gene encoding Sarcosine oxidase subunit alpha: MKDRLPKQFYEIIDRSQPVQFSFEGRSYQGYKGDTISSALWANGVRVLGRSFKYHRPRGIFSMADIDCNAMMESADETNIRGDITPIERGMDLWAVNTRGGVDRDALGILDRFSAFTPVGFYYKAFHTPRRLFPFYERGIRKIAGLGEVNTLKRNRLTPKEYGVCDILVIGAGPSGLSAAGAAGAAGARVVLVDESPVVGGSCLRRHVGAGRLGELREQIDQSPKIKVIAPALAAGYYSDHWVALVEKTRLTKMRAGAVVMATGCYEQPAVFRNNDLPGVMLTSAAQRLIQLYSVKPFERPVILTANTGGYEAAIQFTRAGIEVAAIVDLRPDGADTIGEDELNKIGVVVHKGNAVSEALPGPGKRSVAGVKISRILEDGATVSEEWKRIECDGIAMSVGWTPADGLLRQAGITMEYDNKYERFVPRSRPSGVYLAGSVNGIFGLEKRMEDGRNAGLEAAQWCGFSSGQGLAKQTEREARSWSHSYPIFSHPRGKCFVDFDEDVTLKDIENAHSEGFDTPELLKRYATVGMGPSQGKHSNLLALRILAQLRGEGMAGIQNTTARPFVSPVKLGFLAGRNFTPIRRTSAQPYHKASGAKFMDAGNWKRPEFFAVEGKSREDCIYSEAKNVRKRAGLIDLGTLGKIEASGPNVVEFLERIYTGVVKRMRVGTTRYGVLCDESGVVIDDGIVGRLADNRFYLSTTTAGADGIYRMMQRCIIEWKMKVSLFNATSHYFACNVAGPRSIDILQSLTDVDLDPKSFPYLGLREGRVAGVPARLSRVGFVGEMGFEIHLNADGGLHAWNSIMETGRKFGIRPFGVEAQRLLRLEKGHLIVGQDTDGLANPFEVGLNWAIRMNKPFFVGKRSLMILKKKEPLRELVGFVLPSDGRRSLPKECNLVIHKGEITGRVTSIGRSPALGCPIGLAYVAPFQKEPGSQLNIKLDDGDRIQATVVAIPFFDPDNYRQKPSSSII; this comes from the coding sequence ATGAAAGACCGATTGCCTAAACAGTTCTATGAAATTATCGACCGGAGCCAACCGGTACAGTTCTCTTTTGAGGGCCGAAGTTACCAAGGGTACAAAGGGGATACGATTAGTTCTGCGCTTTGGGCTAACGGAGTGCGAGTTTTGGGACGCAGTTTCAAGTACCATCGTCCTCGAGGTATCTTCAGCATGGCTGACATTGATTGCAATGCGATGATGGAGTCGGCTGACGAGACAAATATACGAGGTGATATCACACCTATTGAAAGAGGGATGGACTTATGGGCGGTGAACACGCGTGGTGGTGTGGATAGAGATGCTCTGGGCATACTGGATCGATTTAGCGCATTCACGCCTGTAGGATTCTACTACAAGGCATTTCATACTCCGAGGAGGCTATTTCCCTTTTACGAAAGAGGGATTAGAAAGATTGCTGGATTAGGTGAGGTTAATACTCTCAAGCGTAATCGGCTGACACCAAAGGAATATGGGGTTTGTGATATTTTGGTGATTGGTGCTGGGCCTTCAGGTTTATCGGCGGCGGGTGCGGCGGGTGCGGCGGGTGCCCGCGTTGTCCTGGTGGACGAAAGCCCAGTAGTAGGGGGGAGTTGTCTCCGTCGGCATGTTGGCGCCGGGCGGCTGGGCGAATTGCGGGAGCAAATCGATCAGAGTCCGAAGATCAAAGTGATAGCGCCGGCGTTGGCAGCTGGCTATTATTCTGACCATTGGGTTGCTTTGGTAGAGAAGACACGGCTCACAAAAATGCGAGCTGGAGCGGTGGTAATGGCAACAGGTTGCTACGAGCAGCCGGCCGTTTTCCGTAATAATGATTTGCCTGGTGTCATGCTGACGTCTGCTGCTCAAAGGCTGATCCAGCTTTACTCCGTAAAACCCTTCGAGCGTCCAGTGATCCTGACGGCCAACACCGGTGGCTATGAAGCCGCGATTCAGTTTACCAGAGCAGGTATCGAAGTAGCTGCAATAGTCGATCTCCGTCCTGATGGTGCTGATACGATAGGAGAGGATGAGCTGAACAAAATTGGAGTTGTGGTTCATAAGGGAAACGCTGTTTCAGAAGCTCTTCCAGGCCCTGGAAAGAGATCGGTAGCAGGAGTGAAAATAAGCCGTATTCTCGAGGATGGGGCAACAGTCTCTGAGGAGTGGAAACGGATAGAGTGTGACGGTATTGCTATGAGTGTGGGTTGGACTCCGGCAGATGGGCTTTTGCGGCAGGCAGGCATCACAATGGAGTACGATAATAAATACGAACGGTTTGTCCCGAGGTCGAGACCGTCCGGAGTTTATTTGGCGGGTTCGGTTAATGGCATATTTGGATTGGAGAAAAGAATGGAAGATGGCCGGAACGCTGGTCTGGAAGCAGCACAGTGGTGCGGATTTTCAAGTGGCCAGGGACTTGCAAAACAGACCGAAAGGGAGGCACGCTCATGGAGCCATTCATACCCGATATTCAGTCATCCCCGAGGAAAGTGTTTTGTTGATTTTGATGAAGATGTAACCTTAAAGGACATAGAGAATGCTCATTCCGAAGGCTTTGACACTCCGGAGCTACTCAAAAGATACGCAACGGTTGGAATGGGGCCTAGCCAGGGTAAACACTCCAACCTTCTCGCTTTGAGAATCCTTGCTCAACTGAGAGGAGAAGGTATGGCCGGGATACAAAATACAACTGCGCGCCCATTTGTTAGCCCGGTAAAATTAGGGTTCCTGGCAGGTCGAAATTTTACTCCTATTCGACGGACATCAGCGCAGCCCTATCACAAGGCTAGTGGAGCGAAGTTTATGGATGCCGGTAATTGGAAACGCCCGGAGTTCTTCGCGGTGGAAGGGAAGTCACGAGAAGACTGTATCTATTCTGAAGCCAAGAATGTTCGAAAGAGAGCAGGTCTGATCGATCTCGGAACTCTGGGAAAGATTGAAGCGAGCGGTCCCAACGTTGTGGAATTTCTGGAACGCATATATACTGGTGTGGTTAAACGAATGAGGGTCGGCACGACTCGTTACGGAGTTTTGTGCGATGAATCGGGTGTGGTGATCGATGATGGTATCGTAGGAAGATTGGCTGATAATCGTTTCTACCTCAGCACCACGACAGCCGGTGCGGACGGGATCTATCGTATGATGCAGCGTTGTATAATCGAGTGGAAGATGAAGGTGAGCTTGTTCAATGCGACTAGTCACTATTTCGCCTGTAACGTCGCTGGGCCACGATCAATCGATATCCTACAAAGCCTCACTGACGTGGATTTAGATCCAAAGTCCTTTCCTTATCTTGGCTTACGAGAGGGCAGAGTGGCAGGGGTTCCAGCACGGCTTTCGCGTGTTGGTTTCGTGGGAGAAATGGGTTTCGAGATTCACCTTAATGCGGATGGAGGGCTGCATGCCTGGAATTCGATAATGGAAACGGGTAGAAAATTTGGGATACGGCCCTTCGGAGTCGAAGCACAGCGTCTCTTACGTTTGGAAAAGGGACACTTAATCGTCGGTCAGGATACGGACGGGTTAGCAAACCCTTTCGAGGTCGGTTTGAACTGGGCAATCAGGATGAACAAGCCTTTCTTTGTAGGTAAAAGAAGTCTAATGATTTTAAAAAAGAAGGAGCCTTTACGCGAATTAGTGGGTTTCGTTCTTCCCTCTGACGGTAGGCGGTCACTTCCCAAAGAATGTAATCTCGTCATCCATAAAGGAGAAATCACGGGCCGCGTAACAAGCATCGGGCGAAGTCCTGCGCTGGGTTGTCCTATCGGTTTGGCATATGTGGCTCCTTTCCAGAAAGAACCTGGTTCGCAGCTGAATATTAAACTCGATGATGGGGACAGGATTCAAGCTACTGTAGTCGCAATTCCTTTCTTTGATCCTGATAATTACCGGCAGAAACCAAGTAGTTCGATTATATAA
- a CDS encoding Glutamate--methylamine ligase, with amino-acid sequence MIGKKDEMTIREAKQFLKENEVKFVLAQFVDVHGVAKTKAVPVAHFEDILTDGAGFAGFAVWGLGQEPHDPDFMAIGDLSTLSLVPWQPGFSRIVCDGRVNGEPWPFDTRYILSQQVNRMADKGWIFNTGLEPEFMLLVKNEDGSVKPADESDQLDKPCYDYKGLSRSRGFIEKLVDSLLAVGFDVYQVDHEDANGQFEINFTYTDAMTSADRYVFFRMAAGEIAREFGVICSFMPKPMAKRTGSGMHMHCSIDDGNGISLFGDDSDKNGLGLSELAYHFLGGLFEHAAALTALVAPSVNSYKRLVVGRALSGATWAPAYISYGDNNRTTMVRVPYGHLELRLSDSSCNPYLATAAVICAGLDGIDRKLDPGKPQNFNHYNYSLDEIRRLGIGILPQSLKEAINALEADTLFSQQLGSEFIQEFIEVKNMEWLEYERHVSNWEIERYLEYF; translated from the coding sequence ATGATAGGTAAGAAGGATGAAATGACGATTAGAGAGGCCAAACAGTTCCTCAAAGAGAACGAAGTAAAGTTCGTCCTCGCTCAATTCGTGGATGTCCACGGAGTTGCGAAAACAAAGGCCGTTCCCGTAGCTCACTTTGAAGACATTTTGACGGATGGAGCTGGATTCGCTGGATTTGCGGTTTGGGGATTAGGGCAGGAGCCCCACGACCCGGATTTCATGGCAATTGGTGATCTTAGCACGCTCTCTCTCGTGCCCTGGCAACCTGGATTTTCCAGGATTGTTTGTGATGGACGAGTAAACGGTGAACCTTGGCCCTTCGACACACGTTACATTCTGTCCCAACAGGTTAACAGGATGGCCGATAAAGGATGGATATTCAACACCGGACTTGAGCCTGAATTCATGCTCCTAGTGAAAAATGAAGACGGATCAGTGAAGCCGGCCGACGAAAGCGACCAGTTGGACAAGCCTTGTTACGACTACAAGGGGTTGTCTCGGAGTCGGGGATTCATTGAGAAATTAGTAGATTCACTCCTGGCGGTGGGGTTTGACGTCTACCAGGTCGACCATGAAGACGCGAATGGGCAATTCGAAATAAATTTTACTTACACCGATGCTATGACCTCGGCTGACCGCTATGTTTTCTTTCGGATGGCGGCTGGTGAGATTGCCCGTGAATTCGGGGTCATCTGTTCCTTTATGCCCAAGCCTATGGCTAAGAGAACAGGCAGCGGTATGCATATGCATTGTTCGATTGACGATGGAAACGGCATTTCACTATTTGGGGATGACTCCGATAAGAATGGACTAGGTCTTTCGGAACTGGCCTATCATTTTCTTGGAGGCTTATTTGAACATGCTGCTGCCCTAACCGCTCTTGTTGCTCCCTCGGTGAACTCCTATAAGCGTTTGGTAGTTGGAAGGGCGCTCTCCGGTGCCACTTGGGCTCCTGCATATATTTCCTACGGCGATAACAATCGCACCACTATGGTTCGGGTTCCCTATGGGCACCTTGAGCTTAGGTTGAGTGATTCGAGTTGTAATCCATATCTGGCCACAGCAGCTGTCATCTGTGCCGGACTCGATGGGATCGATCGCAAGCTTGATCCGGGCAAGCCGCAGAACTTTAATCATTACAATTATTCGTTGGATGAGATTCGGAGGTTGGGTATAGGAATACTTCCCCAGTCCTTGAAAGAGGCGATCAATGCACTTGAAGCAGATACGCTTTTTAGCCAACAACTAGGCAGCGAATTCATCCAAGAATTCATAGAAGTAAAAAACATGGAGTGGCTCGAATACGAGCGTCATGTTTCGAATTGGGAGATTGAACGCTACCTCGAATACTTCTAG